Proteins from a single region of Peromyscus eremicus chromosome 9, PerEre_H2_v1, whole genome shotgun sequence:
- the LOC131919694 gene encoding disks large homolog 5-like isoform X1 encodes MLSRLRHLLDRENGLRGDTRARQKEADPRSHWKEWRNQWSWGRCRTTGKTPTQTSTSTEQEQQMTKLEKLTLQLQSITYERIELHGILTSYTDMDLQNSYLHSQVLRDWTQRKESVHVLRLKNRQLWKEQIELQESCEELKRLLKEAHEMICDPSAEQHQEQESLDERLKDLLKQKELVTQQGDLAE; translated from the exons ATGTTGTCAAGACTTAGGCATCTACTTGATAGAGAGAATGGACTTCGTGGAGATACCAGagcaaggcagaaggaagctgaccctaggtctcactggaaagaatggagaaatcaGTGGTCCTGGGGAAGATGTA GGACTACTGGGAAGACACCAACTCAAACCTCCACCTCcactgagcaggagcagcagatgaCAAAGTTGGAGAAACTCACCCTTCAGCTACAGAGTATAACATATGAGCGAATTGAACTGCATGGAATCCTGACCAGTTATACAGATATGGATTTGCAGAACAG TTACCTCCACAGCCAGGTCCTCCGAGATTGGACTCAGCGGAAGGAGAGTGTACATGTGCTGAGACTGAAGAACAGACAGCTGTGGAAGGAGCAGATTGAACTGCAGGAGTCCTGTGAGGAGCTGAAGAGGCTCTTGAAGGAGGCCCATGAGATGATCTGTGACCCTTCTGCTGAGCAGCATCag GAGCAAGAGAGCCTGGATGAAAGACTGAAGgacctgctgaagcagaaggagctggtCACCCAGCAAGGGGACTTGGCAGAATAG
- the LOC131919694 gene encoding disks large homolog 5-like isoform X2 → MLSRLRGTTGKTPTQTSTSTEQEQQMTKLEKLTLQLQSITYERIELHGILTSYTDMDLQNSYLHSQVLRDWTQRKESVHVLRLKNRQLWKEQIELQESCEELKRLLKEAHEMICDPSAEQHQEQESLDERLKDLLKQKELVTQQGDLAE, encoded by the exons GGACTACTGGGAAGACACCAACTCAAACCTCCACCTCcactgagcaggagcagcagatgaCAAAGTTGGAGAAACTCACCCTTCAGCTACAGAGTATAACATATGAGCGAATTGAACTGCATGGAATCCTGACCAGTTATACAGATATGGATTTGCAGAACAG TTACCTCCACAGCCAGGTCCTCCGAGATTGGACTCAGCGGAAGGAGAGTGTACATGTGCTGAGACTGAAGAACAGACAGCTGTGGAAGGAGCAGATTGAACTGCAGGAGTCCTGTGAGGAGCTGAAGAGGCTCTTGAAGGAGGCCCATGAGATGATCTGTGACCCTTCTGCTGAGCAGCATCag GAGCAAGAGAGCCTGGATGAAAGACTGAAGgacctgctgaagcagaaggagctggtCACCCAGCAAGGGGACTTGGCAGAATAG